The window GGCCCTGACAAAGCTCCTCTTAAGCTTGATTCCGAGCGCACGGGGGAGCGTGTCATACGTCATGCCATTGAGCTGCGGGACGATGTCACAGTCGTCCAGAACCAAGGGCTCAAGCTTCTTGTCTTCTACTACCAACTGCCCGCGGAAGTGCAGGTAGGAAGAGATTCGTTGCAATCCATCGATGAGTTCGTAGACCCGGTCATCACGTTCAATGAGGAAGATCGGCGGGATAGGGAGTTCAAGAAGCAGCGACTCGATGAAGCGGGCTTGCGCTCCATCCGTCCACCGGAACATCCGCTGAAATTCAGGGTCAATAACAAGCTCGCCATCTGCATGCATGCTGGCAAGCTCATTGAAAGAGAAGTCGATACTCTGGGTGCGAACGGAGGTGATTTTGTAATCTACCGACTGGATGAGCTCATCGGGAGATGCTAGTGGAGCTTCATCGGTCACTGAGTCCTCCTGAAAGTGATGACCGTCTCCGATACCTCACCTTTTTTGTAGGCCTGGGCGGACCTATTTAGCGAGGTGAGCAGCCTGCGCACCGCATACGGTTTGCTCTTAACGAAGCGCCATGATCGCCTCTCAGCTTCTTCAATGCACATCTGAGCCAACGGAACAGGGATGTCTTTGTAATACGAATCTTGTACTACGAGGTGCATCTCTGCAGTCGATTTGGCCACCCGTGAGACCTCATCCATGCCCGACGACAAGTCGCGCATGTATTGTTGAACCTGCTTCAGGTAATATCCCGAGGAAGCCTTACTATCGTGGCGCGCTACCTTTGCGAGAAGTTCTGTAGCGGCAGAACCCAGGCTGAGAGCAGGCTGTTGCGTACGAGTCAATGTGGTGCCCATAAGGGCATACCGGAGGTCCTTCTCCGCGAAGATATCGATCCCGAGAACTGCAAGTTCGCGCGCATAAGCAATGGCATAGTCAATGCGCGTCAGGTAGGGCGGCGATGTAAGTACTAGATCGACTGATTGGTCTGCCAGTGGCAGATACGCGGAATCCGCCGTTAGGATCCCGCTGGGCGCGGTCGTTCGGGAGACTGAGCCAAGGCGCTCAGCCAAGAACCGCTGTTCTCTCACGATTAGTTCGTCAATTTCAGAGCGCCCAATATCGATCCGTTCCGCGTCTGACTTGGCTCGCTTAACCCAAGTAGGGTTACTTCCCTCGAAAGACTTGGTGGTTGCGCGGACAACTCGGAACAGTGCGACTGTGCCAGCGCTCGAAGCCGACGCGGCGGAAAATGTCTGCGCCCACTCTCGAAACCTTTTCGCGGTCCGCGGATTGAACCAAGATTCCAGTGGTTCGCTGCCCTCATACGCTCCGGAGGAATTGGGAGTTAGGATCGGAGGAGTATCCGGATTTCCACTACACCGCAGACGGGCTACGGTATTAGCTACGGGATTCCGATCGATTCCAATGGAGCGGAGTCCGAGACTGTTCGCGGCCAGCGTCGTTGTTCCACTGCCGTTCCATGGATCCAAGACGACAGCGTCACTCGATAGATGGTGTTCAGAGATCTTTCCGCGTGCCCACTCAAAAGAGAAACCTGCATAGTAAGGAAACGCATCGGCCATGCCAGCGGTTTCCGTTGCAGGCCGCTTGGGCGTGAGAGCGCCGCGGACCAGACGACCAGGTACATCCAGATCCGCCTCGCCAGGAATCGGCTCCTGAACGTAGTGTGCTTCCTGGCCTTCGGCTCGGACGTCCACTTTCCTTCTCTCGAGTTACGTGGTATCGGGCCGCTCCACTTTAACGCACGCTCACAACGCTGGACAGGGCGGGTATCCGGTAGGCAAGCTCTCCAACCTGGACGGCTCGCGAAGCGGCAGTAGACGCTGGTCGCCAGGGCCAGCGGTCAATACGTGCGGCCAGGCCGCTTTGCGGGCACCATCAGGCACGGTCGATGTGGGTGCCGGCAAACCACAGCCGCCAGACATGTTGGGCGTTCGGCACTCTGGTTGGTTTCGGAGCCAGAGAACGTAGGTCGCCTGGATCTGTGCCCACGAGGTCCCCGAGCGGAGGCACTACGGAGCCTGCCGCGCAGCTCGTCCCCGTCTACGGCCCGCGCGACGCGGGTTGCTGGGCGAGTACCGGCTCTCGACGCGCTCTCGTGCCCCCTCGGCGTCCGCTAGCCCTTCGCAGCCCGACACGGGTGCTGGAAGCTACCAGCGCTAACGACGTGCCAGACACGTGCCAGATGGTGCGGGGAACACCGGGGAACCAGCCACTCGCCCACCGGACACCAACGCCGCTCCGCCGCAGGTCAGTCATGTTCTCACCAACAGAGAACCCCAGCTTCCCAAGCTGAGAGCGCGAGTTCGATTCTCGTCACCCGCTCCACCACGAACCCCCAGGTCAGAGACCCGGGGGTTGTTTATTGTCTAGTCCAATTTGAGGGTGGCGTGCCCTTCGCGTGCCCTAAATCGAGGGCGAGTGACGTTCAGAAGGACCTTCTGGCGCCACTTCAGGCACCACGCCGCCGAATGATCTCAAATCGCGAGACGCCCTCTCAGTGACCTGGGCCACAAGGTGCACAAAGGCCAACCAAGTCGCTTAAGCAAAGCAGCAGTTGTCAGGTGCCTCAGTGCCGCTGCTCACGCAGTCGTCGCGCTCAGGAGTCCATCACCGACCAGTAGCCCGACCCCGGGCGATGGGGAGCGCCACCACCCCGTCTGCCTCCCACACCAGCCTGACCCGCAACCGGGCGTCTCTGCCCGATGGCAAAGTGGGTGGATGCTTCCTCCGCCTGGGGCGAGCGACATCACGATGTCTGCGCCCGATGCTTTCGACGTACCTGTATTCGTCAGACGCAGTTCCCCCCTGAGCCCCGCAGAACGGCCGTCGCGCCCAGAGGTAGAGATGGCCCGGAAGCGCTGGCCGGCTTCGCGCAGCATCCCTCCGGACGGGGACTACCTCGTCACCACCACGTGGCGCGCCCTCCTCGACGCCACCACCACCGTCGGCCGCGACATCACTCCGTGGGTCGCGTCCGTCCCCCGGCTGGCCCGCCGCGAGATCATGGCCCGACGGTATCCCCTGTCGGCCTATCTGGTTCGCGACAGCGTGCAGACCGACCAAGGACTCCGGCCGGGACGGAAGGTGATCCCTAGTGCCGTCTACTCCCACGGCACAGAAAACTCGACTCGCACTGCGTTCGGCTATCACATCGGCATGACGATGGCCGAGTGGGCCTGCCGCAGTCTCATGGGGCTCGGCCCGACGACGCATGCGGAAAGTGCAGCACCGCTTGGAGCTGCTCCAGGTTGGGCCAAGACCCGTAGCCTGCCCGACCTGTTCGGCACGCACCCGACGAATTCGGGAGTCTGGTTGGTCGAGGCGAAGGGAAGTCGTCGGCTGCACATGCCCTCCCGCAAGAAGGGAGCAAAGCAGCTGGATGTGGGTGCCCTGCTCCCCGTGCCACACCACAAAGTGCTGTGTGGCACGAGCCTTGAGGGGCGCCTCTTCATGATGATCGACGTCGAGAAGGTGGACAACGGCGGCGAGGACTCCGGGCCGGCCACTACGGCCGCTGCCGACGACCAGGATCAGGACAGCGGCGAGACGCTGCTGGAACTCGCGCGAGCCCGCATGATGACGTACTTCGCCTTGGCATCGCTGCCGCCCAACCTGCTGAGGGTCACCCCCGTCGGGAGACCCGAGATCGGACAGGGTCTGCAGCACTCCGACCCCTTGCGCCTGCTGGAGCACGACTCCGCCACGGATGGCCTGCGCCGACGGGTCCGCCGATCCGCCCCTGAGCGAACGATCCGCAACCATGACGGCCTGGACATGCTGATCGGCAGGATTCCAGGAACAGACCTCGTCCTCGGCATGTCTCGTCGGCTGTACGGTGCGTGCCGTGAACTCGCCGGGATGGAACGTCGCATCGCTGACCAGGCACGCGAGATGCGCCCCGAATACACACCGTACGTAAGCGAGATGCCGTCGGCACGAGATCTCGATGTACCGCTGACCGCTATTCCCCCAATGACGGACGACCGAGATCAGCAGGTGAGCGATCGGCAATACGCACGGCAGGCATTCGAGGCTCGAAGCCTGGTGCAGCACCTCAGGGCTGACCAGAGGAGCGAATACCTCGTAGCCGTTCGTCGCGGCTTTTCAGCCGGGGGCAACAGGACGTGGGAGCAGCTCATCGACGTCAGCCCCGAGCTTGCGCTCCCCAGCGAGGATGGATACCTGGAGGCCGCAACCACAGATACCTACCTCGCAGTCGAGCGAACAGCCCTCGATTTGGACGAGAAATAGCAGGTCGCTGGGTCCACAGACTGTCTAGCCCATTGTCAGCGGACGACGGACAGCCGGGTCCGGTTGTCCGTGCCGCCGTGCCTTTGGACCTCGCCCTCTTGCGCGGTGACAACGAGCCCGAAGATCAGGTCGTTGAGATCGGCGGGCCGGAGGTGAAGCTCGCGGGCCACGTCCGCAGGCCGCGTTCCCTCGCTGCGTAGGGCAGTGAACACCTTGCCCAGCACCTGGGAGGCCTCGCGGGCAACGCCGCTCCGAGGCTCCGACTTGCGGTAGCCGAGACGGCCTAGTTCCACGCAGTGGGTTCGGTACTGCCATTCGGTGGTCAAGCCCAGTTCGTGCAGCCGGTGCGCAAGAGCCAGATCAGTCCTGTTCTGGCGGCGGGTTGTGGCCGCCTCGGTCCTTGTGGCCGGTGGTGATGGCGTCCCCGAAGGACGCGGCGAGTGCTCGCGCGATGAGGTCGGGCAGTTCCGTCTGTCCGTCGTCCTCGGCCCAGCGCGTCAAGGCCGTGTGCATCGCGGCCAGGCATGCGCTGGTCGCCGCCTGGGCGCGGAACGCGGCGTCATGGGTCGTCGCGTCGTCCGGGCCGAGGGCGTCGACGATGGCCTGCTGGAGCGCGTACTGGCTGTCCAGATGCCGGGCCCGCAGTGCGGGCGTCGAGACCATCAGCCGGAGGCAGTCCAGCAGGAACCGCTCGCTCACTGCCGGCTCGTTCCCCTCGTCACCGGTCAGCACCGTGGCCGCATCGACGAGTGCGCTACCGACGCGGCGCACCACGGGCTGGGTCGCGGGCGAGGCGGCGACCTTCTCGGTGATGAGCCGGGCGGGCTGGTCGATGAGGACGAGGTCCTCCTTGGTGGGGAAGTGCCGGTACACGGTCATCGCCGAGACACCGGCGGCCTCGGCGACTTCGGCCACCGTCACCGTGTCGTAGCCGCGGTCGGTGAACAGCCGTACGGCGTGCTCCTGGATCACGCGCCGCGTCCCGGCTCGCTGCCGTTCCCTCAGGGTGGGCTTTCGCTCCGTCATGTGGTAGACACTATCGCAATGTTAGTAACTAACATTCGGTGGGGTGGACGGTGTGAGTGGTCAGGTCGGCAGGACGGCTTTGGTGACGGGTGCGTCGCGTGGCATCGGCCAAGCGATCGCAGCCCGGCTCGCGGCGGAAGGGGGCATGGTCATCGTGCACTTCGGCACGGACGAGAGCGGGGCGGCGGCCACGGTCGAGGCAGTGGAACGGGCTGGTGGGGCCGCCCGCGCCGTCCGGGCCGAACTGGGCGTGGACGGCGATGTCGAGACGCTCTTCGCCGGTGTCGAGGACTGCTTGTCCGGTAGACCGCTCGACATCCTCGTCAACAACGCCGCGGCCGCACCGGCCGGTCCGCTCGGCGCGACGACCCGGGCGGAGTTCGACCGCCTCTTCGCGGTCAACGTGCGAGCGCCGTATTTCATCGTCGAGCGCGCATTGCCCCTGCTGCGTGACGGCGGCCGGATCATCACGATCTCATCGGTGGCGACCCGGATGGCCAACTCGGCCCAGACGTCCTTCGCCATGACGAAGGCCGCGGTCGAGACGATGAGCAGGACCCTGGCCAACCAACTCGGGCCCCGGGGGATCACGGTGAACGCTGTCGCTCCCGGAGCCACCAGGACAGCGGCCAACGGAGCCGTCTTCGACGTGCCGGGCCTCGCCGAACAGATCACGGCTTTGACGGCACTCGACCGGCTGGGCGGGCCCGACGACGTCGCCGATGTCGTCGCCTTCCTCGCATCCGACGCCGCTCGCTGGATCACCGGCCAGGTCATCGACGCGAGCGGCGGCCTGTTCCTCGGTCCACGCGTCTGACCGACGACGGCGACGCGACGACCGGAGTGATCGCCCCCTTTTTTTCTTACGGTCACGGCTATGGGACCCGACCCTGCCCGCATCCACCACGTGGGCCACATCGTCGAAACCCGGCTCAGGCGATCAGCCTGTACGAGCGGCTGGGGTTCGTCATGCCACCGCCCAGCTGCCGGCCGGCGATGCCCGAGTGTCGGCCGGTTCGTGGCGAGTGTGGTGGGCTTGGCGGGGGTGAGTGATCTGCACCCGCGGGTGCCGTCACCGTCCCTGTATCGGCGCTCAGGGCAGGGTTGGTGTCACGGGCCCGCGGGCCTGGGTCAGGTGGAGACAGGAGTGCGGGACAGGGCGGTGCGCAGGACGAAGGCGCCGAGCAGGCCGCCTGCCGTGAACCGTTGGGCGGTCATGGCGCGGGGGCGGGCGGCCAGGAACCCCGACACCCGTGCCGCGCCCAGCATGATCAGGGCGTTGACGGAGATCCCCACGATGATCTGCACACCACCGAGCTGGAGCAGTTGCCCCCAGGCCGGACCTGCCTGCGGGTCCAGGAACTGGGGCAGGAGGGCGGCATACATCAGAGCGATCTTGGGGTTGAGCAGGTTGGTCAGCAGCCCCATCGAGAACAGGCGGGCGTCGGAGACCGGAGGCAGGTCCTGGGCCGGGGCGAAGGGCGAGCGGCCGCCGGGCTTGAGCATTCCCCAGGCGAGGTAGGCCAGGTAGGCGGCCCCGGCGAGCTTGACCACCGTGAACGCCACCGGCACGGCGGCGAACAACGCGGACAGGCCCGCAGCCGCGGCCAGCAGATAGCACACAAACCCCAGGGCGGTCCCACTGAGGCTGACCAGGCCCGCCCTGCGGCCCTGGGTGATCGCGCGGGAGGCGAGGTGGATCATGTTCGGTCCCGGGGTCAGGGCCATGCCCAGTTCGACCAGGGCCACTCCTCCGACTGCGGTCAGAGTGATCACCGGTCAGCCTCCTGGTCGTTCGTCGGGTACCCGATAGGGATGGGGGTCGCCCGGCTGCAAAGCACGGCAGCAACGCATCAGCAGCGTCTGCCTCGCCTGCTGCACAATACGGCCATGCTGCTCCCTTGTCGTCGTAGATCGCGACGGATGTGGGGGGCTGGAGGCGGTCGGCGGCGGTGAGTACGGCGGTGTGGGTGCCGTGGCCTGAAGTGGCCTGCGGGCGCGGGAGAGATCAAGGGCGCCTACACCGATGTTCAGGTCTATCCCACGCACACGACCAAGTAGGGGTCGCCGTCGGCCCGGTGGCTGATGAGCCTGGGCGACGCCGTGTCAGCAGGGCATGGCCGCGGTGTTGTCACTGGCGGGTGCGATGATCGCCGTGGTCGGCGAGGGCCGCGCTGATGTCTTGACTCCGGGGGGCTGGAATGGGCGTGTGGCGGGAGCTTTCCGCGCGGGTGGAGGAGCGGTTGGAAGCGGTGTCGGCCGGTGAACGGGGCGTGTTCGCGGCCGGGGTCGCGGAACGGCTGATGAGTCGGCACGAGGCGCTGCCCGTGGAGGAGCAGGCGCCGTTCACTGTGAGCCTGCGGCCGCTGCTGAATTCCGTGTGGGAGGGCGTTCTTGGTGATTCGACGGTCTTCTCGGCGGTGAAGCGCGGCGTGGCCGAGTACATGCTCAGCGAGTTCTGCCACAACGACGGTCAGGACGGGCCTGACGATGCGGACGAGCCCGCCGGGGCGGCAGTGTTGTATGCCGCGCATGCCTATCTGTTCGGGTGCCGGGATTTCGCCGTATGGACCAGCCGGCGGGCCGTGGAGGCTGTCGACCAGTATCTGGAGTACCTGGCCGGGCAAGAAGAGAACGAGGTTCCTGACCCGGACGAAGCGCTGGGTTTCGAGCTTCAGCGGCAGCTGCAGGATCTTGATCGCATCGCTCGCTACTCGAAGGATCTTCGTTACTCCAGCACGGGATTGCCTGTCGACACGTCGGTCCGGCTCCGCGTGGAGCTGCGTGCCCCGCTCTCCGGTCGGAATGAGTACGAGATCGGTTGAGGCAGCGTCCGGCAAACGCCCCCCCAGGCCCGCCAGGCCCGCCAGGCCCCAGGCCCCAGGCCCCAGGCCCCAGGCCCCCGCAGACCCTAGGCGGTCGTTGTCTCCCCGGCCGGCGGCGGCAGGCGGAAGCAGGCTGTGACCGACTTTCCGTAGGGGCAGGGGCGGGCCTCCCAGTCGTCCGCGAGGGCCTCGACGAGGAACATGCCCCGGCCGCCGAGGCGGTCGCGGCTGGGTTCGCGGGGGGTGGGCAGGGCGGTGTCGTCGTCGTGCACGGTGGTGTGCAGGCACTGGCCGTCCCAGGTCATCACGAGCCGGGCGCTGGAGTGGGCGTGCACATGGGCGTTGGTCACCAGCTCCGAGATGGCCAGCAGGACATCGTCCACCGTGCGTGAGGTGCTGCGGGACCAGGCGAGGGTTTCCAGATGCTCGCGCGCCCAGTCGCGTGCCGCCTTGGGACCGCTGCTCATCGGGATCGAGCGGGCCCAGCCCACC of the Streptomyces koelreuteriae genome contains:
- a CDS encoding LysE family translocator; the protein is MITLTAVGGVALVELGMALTPGPNMIHLASRAITQGRRAGLVSLSGTALGFVCYLLAAAAGLSALFAAVPVAFTVVKLAGAAYLAYLAWGMLKPGGRSPFAPAQDLPPVSDARLFSMGLLTNLLNPKIALMYAALLPQFLDPQAGPAWGQLLQLGGVQIIVGISVNALIMLGAARVSGFLAARPRAMTAQRFTAGGLLGAFVLRTALSRTPVST
- a CDS encoding ATP-binding protein — translated: MDQASVRAVGWARSIPMSSGPKAARDWAREHLETLAWSRSTSRTVDDVLLAISELVTNAHVHAHSSARLVMTWDGQCLHTTVHDDDTALPTPREPSRDRLGGRGMFLVEALADDWEARPCPYGKSVTACFRLPPPAGETTTA
- a CDS encoding DNA methyltransferase, producing MDVRAEGQEAHYVQEPIPGEADLDVPGRLVRGALTPKRPATETAGMADAFPYYAGFSFEWARGKISEHHLSSDAVVLDPWNGSGTTTLAANSLGLRSIGIDRNPVANTVARLRCSGNPDTPPILTPNSSGAYEGSEPLESWFNPRTAKRFREWAQTFSAASASSAGTVALFRVVRATTKSFEGSNPTWVKRAKSDAERIDIGRSEIDELIVREQRFLAERLGSVSRTTAPSGILTADSAYLPLADQSVDLVLTSPPYLTRIDYAIAYARELAVLGIDIFAEKDLRYALMGTTLTRTQQPALSLGSAATELLAKVARHDSKASSGYYLKQVQQYMRDLSSGMDEVSRVAKSTAEMHLVVQDSYYKDIPVPLAQMCIEEAERRSWRFVKSKPYAVRRLLTSLNRSAQAYKKGEVSETVITFRRTQ
- a CDS encoding TetR/AcrR family transcriptional regulator; protein product: MTERKPTLRERQRAGTRRVIQEHAVRLFTDRGYDTVTVAEVAEAAGVSAMTVYRHFPTKEDLVLIDQPARLITEKVAASPATQPVVRRVGSALVDAATVLTGDEGNEPAVSERFLLDCLRLMVSTPALRARHLDSQYALQQAIVDALGPDDATTHDAAFRAQAATSACLAAMHTALTRWAEDDGQTELPDLIARALAASFGDAITTGHKDRGGHNPPPEQD
- a CDS encoding SDR family NAD(P)-dependent oxidoreductase, with translation MDGVSGQVGRTALVTGASRGIGQAIAARLAAEGGMVIVHFGTDESGAAATVEAVERAGGAARAVRAELGVDGDVETLFAGVEDCLSGRPLDILVNNAAAAPAGPLGATTRAEFDRLFAVNVRAPYFIVERALPLLRDGGRIITISSVATRMANSAQTSFAMTKAAVETMSRTLANQLGPRGITVNAVAPGATRTAANGAVFDVPGLAEQITALTALDRLGGPDDVADVVAFLASDAARWITGQVIDASGGLFLGPRV